One segment of Brassica napus cultivar Da-Ae chromosome C3, Da-Ae, whole genome shotgun sequence DNA contains the following:
- the LOC111211308 gene encoding B3 domain-containing transcription factor NGA3-like, with product MDLSLAPATNSDQEQDRDKELNSNIGASSSSGTGNDSNFPMMMTIPQPEKEHMFDKVVTPSDVGKLNRLVIPKQHAERYFPLDSSNNQNGTLLNFQDRNGKMWRFRYSYWNSSQSYVITKGWSRFVKEKKLDAGDIVSFQRGIGDESKRLKLYIDWRHRPNMMTVVQTHNRFGNFGFNFNLPTTSQCFNRFHPLPEYNTVPIHRSLNHQRSYYNNNHGQEFVGYGYGNLAGRCYYTGGSQFDQRSIVGSEPLVIESVPVVPGRLTPVILHPLPPPSMAGKRLRLFGVNMECGNNDNNQQEESWVLPRGEMGASSSSALRLNLSSDHDDEDDDGDGDGDGDDQFAKKGKSSRFL from the coding sequence CAGCAACTTCCCGATGATGATGACGATACCGCAGCCGGAGAAAGAACACATGTTCGACAAAGTGGTAACACCAAGCGATGTCGGAAAACTCAACCGACTAGTAATACCTAAACAACACGCGGAGAGGTATTTTCCACTAGACTCATCAAACAACCAAAACGGCACGCTGTTGAATTTCCAAGACAGAAACGGCAAGATGTGGAGATTCCGTTACTCGTACTGGAACTCTAGCCAGAGCTACGTGATAACCAAAGGATGGAGCCGTTTCGTCAAAGAGAAAAAGCTCGACGCTGGAGACATCGTCTCTTTCCAGCGAGGGATCGGAGATGAGTCCAAAAGATTGAAACTATACATCGATTGGAGGCATAGACCCAACATGATGACCGTCGTTCAAACACATAATCGGTTTGGTAACTTCGGTTTTAACTTCAATCTTCCGACCACTTCTCAATGTTTCAACAGATTCCATCCATTGCCGGAATATAATACCGTTCCCATTCACCGGAGCTTGAACCACCAACGTTCGTATTATAATAACAATCATGGTCAAGAGTTTGTAGGGTATGGTTATGGGAATTTAGCTGGAAGGTGTTACTACACGGGCGGCTCACAGTTTGACCAAAGAAGCATTGTTGGATCAGAGCCGTTGGTTATTGAGTCAGTACCTGTAGTTCCCGGGAGATTAACTCCGGTGATATTGCATCCGCTTCCTCCTCCTTCTATGGCGGGTAAGAGACTAAGGCTCTTTGGGGTGAATATGGAATGTGGTAATAATGACAATAATCAACAAGAAGAGTCTTGGGTGTTGCCACGTGGCGAAATgggtgcttcttcttcttcagctctgcgACTCAATTTATCTAGTGAtcatgatgatgaggatgatgatggtgatggtgatggtgatggtgatgatcAGTTTGCTAAAAAAGGGAAGTCTTCTCGCTTTCTCTAG